A window of the Verminephrobacter eiseniae EF01-2 genome harbors these coding sequences:
- a CDS encoding DUF1911 domain-containing protein — translation MMRDPDGKLETYEEDIRLQIYVLNHFSRNEHRDNTVRWNNSSGVLPYVIEYMLFRYGRGDPLADIWSYFEKDGWPSYQRAVALVKQLPPQSLDEGQRRTPIGLATRESAALEVHFFLALLICMDQSPERLMNHRNWLRVNPPRRFIDVMLKSFIPNHQGSSNYKSSTERKWWTSPLMNALAHPPEQRSAALADHMNNWHRLMRPLGWKPNRDPALEKDGLFCDFAFEVAMAVCAYDIDDSSFRDHPHYPRDLVDHYRQHIRHTRDAWRAEGLGAGIELPPPVPPKRVDLAKSKRKNFARWVELACDGYDDALESVLETTGKPRKIQDFFQLLEALQDAGHAIHADGKDSDTLDSQAADLADARGIGPFEAPDSDPPQGGARCTAILRALHAWAAPRGYQLIDLDDQDDAWHAVLVKAEYHDEFLALSQTLGLRTRKPQQAYLD, via the coding sequence ATGATGCGCGACCCGGATGGAAAATTGGAAACCTACGAAGAGGATATAAGACTCCAAATTTACGTGTTGAATCATTTTTCTAGAAATGAACACCGGGACAATACTGTGCGTTGGAACAACAGTTCCGGAGTACTCCCGTATGTTATAGAGTATATGCTCTTCCGATATGGAAGAGGTGATCCATTGGCGGATATCTGGAGCTACTTTGAGAAAGATGGCTGGCCTTCTTACCAGCGCGCAGTGGCCCTCGTCAAACAGTTGCCACCGCAATCTCTTGATGAAGGTCAGAGAAGAACCCCCATTGGGTTGGCCACAAGGGAATCTGCAGCTCTTGAGGTGCACTTTTTTCTCGCCTTGCTCATTTGCATGGATCAATCGCCCGAGCGTCTCATGAACCATCGCAATTGGTTGCGTGTGAATCCTCCACGCCGCTTTATTGATGTGATGCTCAAATCGTTCATTCCAAACCATCAAGGCTCGTCAAACTACAAATCCAGCACGGAGCGAAAATGGTGGACGTCTCCTTTGATGAATGCATTGGCGCATCCTCCGGAGCAGCGTTCAGCGGCATTGGCTGACCACATGAACAACTGGCACCGACTGATGCGCCCACTCGGTTGGAAACCCAATCGTGATCCAGCCCTTGAAAAAGATGGCTTGTTCTGCGATTTCGCCTTCGAGGTCGCCATGGCCGTCTGCGCCTACGATATCGACGACAGCAGCTTTCGCGACCATCCCCATTACCCGCGTGATCTGGTTGATCATTACCGCCAGCATATCCGCCATACCCGCGACGCCTGGCGCGCCGAAGGCCTGGGCGCAGGCATCGAATTGCCGCCACCCGTGCCACCCAAGCGCGTCGATCTGGCCAAGTCCAAACGCAAAAACTTCGCCCGCTGGGTGGAATTGGCCTGCGACGGCTATGACGATGCGCTCGAAAGCGTGCTGGAGACCACCGGCAAGCCGCGCAAGATTCAGGATTTTTTTCAGTTACTCGAAGCCTTGCAGGACGCTGGCCACGCCATCCATGCCGATGGGAAGGACAGCGACACCCTGGACAGCCAGGCCGCAGACCTGGCCGATGCACGCGGCATCGGCCCCTTCGAGGCACCGGACAGCGACCCGCCCCAAGGCGGAGCGCGCTGCACCGCAATCCTGCGCGCCCTGCACGCCTGGGCCGCGCCACGCGGTTACCAGTTGATCGACCTGGATGACCAGGACGACGCCTGGCATGCCGTGCTGGTCAAGGCCGAGTACCACGATGAATTCCTTGCCCTCAGCCAAACCCTGGGCCTGCGCACGCGCAAGCCGCAACAGGCTTACCTGGATTGA
- a CDS encoding DUF1911 domain-containing protein, protein MRDPDGKLETYKEEMELYIYVLDHISKDESLDAIVRWNNGSRVLPYVIKCMLFRYGRGDPLTDIWSYFEKDGWPFYQRAVAIVKQLPPQSLDESQRRAFFGLLTGEFAALEVHFFLALLICMDQSPERLMNHRNWLRVNPPRRFIDVMLKSFIPNHQGSSNYKSSTEQKWWTSPLMNALAHPPEQRSAALAAHMDNWHRLMRPLGWKPNRDPALEKDGLFCYFAFEVAMAVCAYDIDDSSFRDHPHYPRDLVDHYRQHIRHTRDAWRAEGLGAGIELPPPVPPKRVDLAKSKRKNFARWVELACDGYDDAVESVLETTGKPRKIQDFFQLLEALQDAGHAIHADGKDSDTLDSQAADLADARGIGPFEAPDSDPPQGGARCTAILRALHAWAAPRGYQLIDLDDQDDAWHAVLVKAEYHDEFLALSQTLGLRTRKPQQAYLD, encoded by the coding sequence ATGCGCGACCCGGATGGAAAATTGGAAACCTACAAAGAGGAGATGGAACTCTACATTTACGTGTTGGACCATATTTCTAAAGATGAAAGTCTGGACGCTATTGTGCGTTGGAACAACGGTTCCAGAGTGCTCCCGTACGTCATAAAGTGCATGCTCTTCCGATATGGAAGAGGTGATCCATTGACGGATATCTGGAGCTACTTTGAAAAAGATGGCTGGCCTTTTTACCAGCGTGCAGTGGCCATTGTCAAGCAGTTGCCACCGCAATCTCTTGATGAAAGTCAGAGAAGAGCCTTCTTTGGGTTGCTCACAGGGGAATTTGCAGCTCTTGAGGTGCACTTTTTTCTCGCCTTGCTCATTTGCATGGATCAATCGCCCGAGCGTCTCATGAACCATCGCAATTGGTTGCGTGTGAATCCTCCACGCCGCTTTATTGATGTGATGCTCAAATCGTTCATTCCAAACCATCAAGGCTCGTCAAACTACAAATCCAGCACGGAGCAAAAATGGTGGACATCTCCTTTGATGAATGCATTGGCGCATCCTCCGGAGCAGCGTTCAGCGGCATTGGCCGCCCATATGGACAACTGGCACCGACTGATGCGCCCACTCGGTTGGAAACCCAATCGTGATCCAGCCCTTGAAAAAGATGGCTTGTTCTGCTATTTCGCCTTCGAGGTCGCCATGGCCGTCTGCGCCTACGATATCGACGACAGCAGCTTTCGCGACCATCCCCATTACCCGCGTGATCTGGTTGATCATTATCGCCAGCATATCCGCCATACCCGCGACGCCTGGCGCGCCGAAGGCCTGGGCGCAGGCATCGAATTGCCGCCACCCGTGCCACCCAAGCGCGTCGATCTGGCCAAGTCCAAACGCAAAAACTTCGCCCGCTGGGTGGAATTGGCCTGCGACGGCTATGACGATGCGGTCGAAAGCGTGCTGGAGACCACCGGCAAGCCGCGCAAGATTCAGGATTTTTTTCAGTTACTCGAAGCCTTGCAGGACGCTGGCCACGCCATCCATGCCGATGGGAAGGACAGCGACACCCTGGACAGCCAGGCCGCAGACCTGGCCGATGCACGCGGCATCGGCCCCTTCGAGGCACCGGACAGCGACCCGCCCCAAGGCGGAGCGCGCTGCACCGCAATCCTGCGCGCCCTGCACGCCTGGGCCGCGCCACGCGGTTACCAGTTGATCGACCTGGATGACCAGGACGACGCCTGGCATGCCGTGCTGGTCAAAGCCGAGTACCACGATGAATTCCTTGCCCTCAGCCAAACCCTGGGCCTGCGCACACGCAAGCCGCAGCAGGCTTACCTGGATTGA
- a CDS encoding DUF1911 domain-containing protein: MRDPDGKLETYKEEMEHYIYVLNHFSRNEHRDNTVRWNNSSGVLPYVIKCMLFRYGRGDPLTDIWSYFEKDGWPSYQRAVALVKQLPPQSLDENQRGTPIGLSTEESTALEVHFFLALLIFMDQSPERLMNHRNWLRVDPPRRFIDVMLKSFIPNHQGSSNYKSSTEQKWWTFPLMNALAHPPEQRSAALAAHMDNWHRLMRPLGWKPNRDPAGDKDGLFCYFAFEVAMAVCAYDIDDSSFRDHPHYPRDLVDHYRQHIRHTRDAWRAEGLGAGIELPPPVPPKRVDLAKSKRKNFARWVELACDGYDDALESVLETTGKPRKIQDFFQLLEALQDAGHAIHADGKDSDTLDSQAADLADARGIGPFEAPDSDPPQGGARCTAILRALHAWAAPRGYQLIDLDDQDDAWHAVLVKAEYHDEFLALSQALGLRTRKPQQAYLD, translated from the coding sequence ATGCGCGACCCAGATGGAAAATTGGAAACCTACAAAGAGGAGATGGAACACTACATTTACGTGTTGAACCATTTTTCTAGAAATGAACACCGGGACAATACTGTGCGTTGGAACAACAGTTCCGGAGTACTCCCGTACGTCATAAAGTGCATGCTCTTCCGATATGGAAGAGGTGATCCATTGACGGATATCTGGAGCTACTTTGAGAAAGATGGCTGGCCTTCTTACCAGCGCGCAGTGGCCCTCGTCAAACAGTTGCCACCGCAATCTCTTGATGAAAATCAGAGAGGAACCCCCATTGGGTTGTCCACAGAGGAATCTACAGCTCTTGAGGTGCATTTTTTTCTCGCCTTGCTCATTTTCATGGATCAATCGCCCGAGCGTCTCATGAACCATCGCAATTGGTTGCGTGTGGATCCTCCACGCCGCTTTATTGATGTGATGCTCAAATCGTTCATTCCAAACCATCAAGGCTCGTCAAACTACAAATCCAGCACGGAACAAAAATGGTGGACATTTCCTTTGATGAATGCATTGGCGCATCCTCCGGAGCAGCGTTCAGCGGCATTGGCCGCCCATATGGACAACTGGCACCGACTGATGCGCCCACTCGGTTGGAAACCTAATCGTGATCCAGCCGGTGACAAAGATGGCTTGTTCTGCTATTTCGCCTTCGAGGTCGCCATGGCCGTCTGCGCCTACGATATCGACGACAGCAGCTTTCGCGACCATCCCCATTACCCGCGTGATCTGGTTGATCATTACCGCCAGCATATCCGCCATACCCGCGACGCCTGGCGCGCCGAAGGCCTGGGCGCAGGCATCGAATTGCCGCCACCCGTGCCACCCAAGCGCGTCGATCTGGCCAAGTCCAAACGCAAAAACTTCGCCCGCTGGGTGGAATTGGCCTGCGACGGCTATGACGATGCGCTCGAAAGCGTGCTGGAGACCACCGGCAAGCCGCGCAAGATTCAGGATTTTTTTCAGTTACTCGAAGCCTTGCAGGACGCTGGCCACGCCATTCATGCCGATGGGAAGGACAGCGACACCCTGGACAGCCAGGCCGCAGACCTGGCCGATGCACGCGGCATCGGCCCCTTCGAGGCACCGGACAGCGACCCGCCCCAAGGCGGAGCGCGCTGCACCGCAATCCTGCGCGCCCTGCACGCCTGGGCCGCGCCACGCGGTTACCAACTGATCGACCTGGATGACCAGGACGATGCCTGGCATGCCGTGCTGGTCAAGGCCGAGTACCACGATGAATTCCTTGCCCTCAGCCAAGCCCTGGGCCTGCGCACACGCAAGCCGCAGCAGGCTTACCTGGATTGA
- a CDS encoding polymorphic toxin-type HINT domain-containing protein: protein MLLRHTAPRSLRTALWRVLVLVLALAQLHPALAQLPTGTPQTSTPAAPPSSAITWKTCEPPPVCFRSKQARQQWAKDNQCQFLEDVCEGTPAKPDNQGAKQEDKGFWGALWDDVKGALVYGYEFVKGLIHGLKDQVTDLWQMLTNPAEVISGLVELGKAFFNDPDGTLKMLAGLLGQEAIDTIKRATQCGAYDLGKVIGKNVNPGAMFKLAVNLSKYGGKLADAVKGTRREFGCASFAADTLVHTPRGMVPIEQIRAGQQVQSRHDRLFTDAPQTVTKTFARTAPSYRRLSTEFDQFKLTDEHPLWVQGKGWTQARHITDDDVIAGAQGDVRVLGNEPVQQPLPVYNFSVAKTANYFVGTGAIWAHNANCDIAVHTKPWKDCTPLEKGFRGEVITFMDMIKAGAEPLGRTLGLNPKGRSPVQAFKAWHGRTGIDGIYKVRSKVRDKHGNVVKDKDGKDVEEVTYVIIESKATGGMKNGILDDIVAKLTKNDKERQMSDDWIMKNIKNMGLSAADQNAITASLQNPKKVKRIYAQTDAEGTTYHEIRGVDKAGNLDPTEARVSNVVFDPQSLKGT from the coding sequence ATGCTTTTGAGGCATACGGCGCCGCGCAGCCTGCGCACCGCGTTGTGGCGGGTGCTGGTCTTGGTGCTGGCCCTGGCGCAACTGCACCCGGCACTGGCGCAGCTACCCACGGGCACCCCGCAGACCAGCACCCCGGCCGCCCCGCCGAGCAGCGCCATCACCTGGAAAACCTGCGAACCCCCGCCCGTGTGCTTTCGCAGCAAACAGGCGCGCCAGCAATGGGCCAAGGACAACCAATGCCAATTCCTGGAGGATGTCTGCGAGGGCACGCCCGCGAAGCCGGACAACCAAGGCGCCAAGCAAGAAGACAAGGGCTTTTGGGGCGCGCTGTGGGACGACGTCAAGGGCGCCCTGGTCTACGGCTACGAATTCGTCAAGGGCCTGATACACGGCCTCAAAGACCAGGTCACCGACCTGTGGCAGATGCTCACCAATCCCGCCGAGGTGATCAGCGGCCTGGTCGAACTGGGCAAAGCCTTCTTCAACGACCCCGATGGCACCCTGAAGATGCTCGCCGGACTGCTCGGCCAGGAGGCGATAGACACCATCAAGCGGGCCACCCAGTGCGGCGCCTACGACCTGGGCAAGGTGATTGGCAAAAACGTCAATCCCGGCGCCATGTTCAAGCTGGCCGTCAATCTGAGCAAATACGGCGGCAAACTGGCCGATGCGGTCAAGGGCACCCGGCGCGAGTTCGGCTGCGCCAGCTTTGCCGCCGACACCTTGGTGCACACGCCCCGGGGCATGGTGCCGATCGAGCAGATCCGCGCCGGCCAGCAGGTGCAGTCGCGCCACGACCGCCTGTTTACCGACGCCCCGCAAACCGTCACCAAGACCTTTGCGCGCACGGCGCCCAGCTACCGGCGGCTGAGCACCGAGTTCGATCAATTCAAACTCACCGACGAGCACCCGCTGTGGGTGCAGGGCAAGGGCTGGACGCAGGCCCGGCACATCACCGACGACGACGTGATCGCCGGCGCACAGGGGGATGTGCGGGTGCTTGGCAACGAGCCTGTGCAGCAACCCCTGCCGGTATACAACTTCAGCGTCGCAAAAACCGCCAATTACTTCGTCGGCACCGGTGCGATATGGGCGCACAACGCGAATTGCGACATAGCGGTTCACACCAAGCCATGGAAAGACTGCACGCCCCTGGAAAAGGGATTCAGGGGCGAGGTGATCACTTTCATGGACATGATCAAGGCAGGCGCCGAACCTTTGGGCAGAACATTGGGCCTGAATCCAAAGGGTCGATCGCCGGTCCAGGCATTCAAGGCGTGGCATGGACGGACCGGAATCGATGGCATCTACAAAGTCAGAAGCAAAGTCAGGGATAAGCATGGGAATGTGGTCAAGGACAAGGATGGCAAGGACGTTGAAGAGGTCACCTATGTCATCATCGAATCCAAGGCAACGGGAGGTATGAAAAATGGGATACTGGATGATATTGTCGCGAAATTGACGAAGAACGATAAAGAGCGCCAGATGAGCGACGATTGGATCATGAAAAATATCAAAAATATGGGATTGAGTGCTGCAGATCAAAACGCCATCACTGCCAGTCTGCAAAATCCCAAGAAAGTAAAGAGAATATACGCTCAGACCGATGCCGAGGGAACAACATACCACGAGATCAGAGGAGTTGATAAAGCCGGCAACCTCGACCCAACCGAGGCACGGGTTAGCAATGTAGTATTCGACCCACAATCACTGAAAGGAACATGA